In Rhodamnia argentea isolate NSW1041297 chromosome 11, ASM2092103v1, whole genome shotgun sequence, one genomic interval encodes:
- the LOC115727705 gene encoding protein NTM1-like 9, which translates to MEETLSEVMRSLPPGFRFHATDEELLIFYLKPKILGRPDEPYYDIIPEIDVCEIEPWQLPAMCDPMFNRKELFFYCRVKRKYSNSRRSDRTTGAGYWKVTGKERAIMSEDTNEQIGIKKTLVFYIGRVPKGKRTNWVMHEYHLNSKCLGDNHGEGEMLPYVACRIKNKKDKKLMMGHAPAISPEGYSSGPYTCTSDVSDPPGNQEGDLPSLCNTPNNEVADVQPEMALTVRKSMESLTQDDYVSDHNIAPTYQPQAVYAQPEMSLEELMDLLPPLETENDHVSDYINTPVYQPQPGEVEGLSPYFDYGYMPSPCSNFGLGWANV; encoded by the exons ATGGAGGAGACGCTCTCGGAAGTGATGCGCTCACTCCCTCCAGGGTTCAGATTCCATGCCACGGATGAGGAGCTTCTGATTTTTTACTTGAAGCCCAAGATTCTTGGACGACCCGACGAACCCTACTACGACATAATCCCAGAGATCGATGTGTGCGAAATCGAACCATGGCAACTGCCCGCCATGTGCGATCCCATGTTCAACAGGAAGGAGCTGTTTTTCTATTGCCGCGTGAAGCGCAAGTATTCGAACAGCAGGCGCTCCGACCGCACGACTGGCGCCGGATACTGGAAAGTGACTGGCAAGGAACGCGCCATCATGAGCGAGGACACCAACGAGCAGATAGGAATCAAGAAGACGCTGGTGTTCTACATAGGCCGCGTGCCTAAAGGCAAAAGGACCAATTGGGTCATGCACGAATATCACCTAAATTCCAAGTGTTTGGGCGATAATCACGGCGAAGGCGAG ATGCTGCCTTATGTGGCGTGTCGGATCAAGAACAAGAAAGACAAGAAACTGATGATGGGTCACGCTCCAGCAATCAGCCCTGAAGGCTATTCAAGCGGCCCTTACACATGCACTAGCGATGTATCAGACCCCCCTGGGAATCAGGAAGGGGACTTACCGAGCCTTTGCAACACCCCCAACAATGAAGTTGCTGATGTTCAACCCGAG ATGGCACTGACTGTGAGAAAGTCAATGGAGTCGCTCACACAGGATGACTATGTATCAGACCATAACATCGCTCCAACCTATCAGCCACAGGCTGTTTATGCTCAACCAGAG ATGTCGCTGGAAGAGTTAATGGATTTGCTCCCTCCATTGGAGACGGAAAATGACCATGTATCAGACTACATCAACACTCCGGTCTATCAGCCACAGCCAGGAGAGGTGGAAGGATTGTCTCCCTATTTTGACTATGGATACATGCCATCTCCATGCAGCAACTTCGGTTTGGGGTGGGCCAATGTCTGA
- the LOC115727706 gene encoding NAC domain-containing protein 14-like isoform X2: MWDTLNSQNNFLLRPTEEELVNHYLKLKILGNKMVELIIPEVDVHQLPPWDLPSKINELSSIKSDGDEWFFFCRLQNKYPQSKQTRRSNDYGSWKKTGGTRKIRTRDKKNILGWKKILVFKKSGSPKNAQTKWVLHEYHLNAHLLDSILTDQSDFVLNHLKKNPDEKGKKNSKTQKTNIGPSNMPKEGIISSWNMPDEVINASISIMLQEGGRSICNTPDEVNNSSCSNATRVTAKSTVPEEIPKESFVEDVQQPPLPPIFTPECNSSGCDFSATPKPPTENGEQLTHDSSYRDLASYFADYEHLEEILGLFNSDS, encoded by the exons ATGTGGGATACACTAAACAGTCAAAACAACTTCCTTCTAAG ACCAACAGAGGAGGAACTTGTCAATCATTACCTGAAGTTGAAGATACTCGGCAACAAAATGGTCGAGCTGATAATTCCCGAGGTTGATGTCCATCAATTGCCACCTTGGGATTTACCCAGCAAGATAAATG AACTATCAAGTATTAAATCAGATGGTGATGAATGGTTCTTCTTCTGCCGTCTGCAAAATAAGTACCCTCAAAGTAAACAGACTAGAAGGTCAAATGATTATGGGTCGTGGAAGAAAACTGGTGGAACTCGCAAAATCAGGACACGAGACAAAAAGAACATATTAGGttggaagaaaattttggttttcaaAAAAAGTGGAAGTCCCAAAAATGCCCAGACCAAATGGGTACTGCATGAATATCACCTAAATGCTCATCTTTTGGACAGCATCCTCACTGACCAG AGTGACTTTGTTCTTAACCACTTGAAGAAAAACCCTGACGAGAAGGgtaagaaaaattcaaagactcAGAAGACCAATATAGGTCCATCTAACATGCCTAAAGAGGGCATCATAAGTAGCTGGAACATGCCCGACGAAGTCATCAATGCAAGTATCTCTATTATGCTTCAAGAAGGTGGCAGAAGTATCTGCAACACACCTGATGAAGTCAACAACTCAAGTTGCTCCAATGCAACTCGAGTAACTGCCAAAAGCACGGTACCTGAAGAGATTCCGAAG GAATCTTTTGTAGAAGATGTACAGCAACCACCACTGCCGCCAATTTTCACACCAGAATGCAACTCATCAGGATGTGATTTCTCTGCAACTCCAAAGCCACCCACAGAGAACGGGGAGCAATTGACTCATGATTCGTCGTATCGGGATTTGGCGTCTTATTTTGCTGATTATGAACATCTAGAGGAGATATTAGGGTTGTTTAACTCAGATAGCTAG
- the LOC115727706 gene encoding protein NTM1-like 9 isoform X1, whose protein sequence is MESAEISLVDLPVGFRFRPTEEELVNHYLKLKILGNKMVELIIPEVDVHQLPPWDLPSKINELSSIKSDGDEWFFFCRLQNKYPQSKQTRRSNDYGSWKKTGGTRKIRTRDKKNILGWKKILVFKKSGSPKNAQTKWVLHEYHLNAHLLDSILTDQSDFVLNHLKKNPDEKGKKNSKTQKTNIGPSNMPKEGIISSWNMPDEVINASISIMLQEGGRSICNTPDEVNNSSCSNATRVTAKSTVPEEIPKESFVEDVQQPPLPPIFTPECNSSGCDFSATPKPPTENGEQLTHDSSYRDLASYFADYEHLEEILGLFNSDS, encoded by the exons ATGGAAAGTGCAGAAATTTCATTAGTCGATCTTCCGGTGGGATTCCGATTCAGACCAACAGAGGAGGAACTTGTCAATCATTACCTGAAGTTGAAGATACTCGGCAACAAAATGGTCGAGCTGATAATTCCCGAGGTTGATGTCCATCAATTGCCACCTTGGGATTTACCCAGCAAGATAAATG AACTATCAAGTATTAAATCAGATGGTGATGAATGGTTCTTCTTCTGCCGTCTGCAAAATAAGTACCCTCAAAGTAAACAGACTAGAAGGTCAAATGATTATGGGTCGTGGAAGAAAACTGGTGGAACTCGCAAAATCAGGACACGAGACAAAAAGAACATATTAGGttggaagaaaattttggttttcaaAAAAAGTGGAAGTCCCAAAAATGCCCAGACCAAATGGGTACTGCATGAATATCACCTAAATGCTCATCTTTTGGACAGCATCCTCACTGACCAG AGTGACTTTGTTCTTAACCACTTGAAGAAAAACCCTGACGAGAAGGgtaagaaaaattcaaagactcAGAAGACCAATATAGGTCCATCTAACATGCCTAAAGAGGGCATCATAAGTAGCTGGAACATGCCCGACGAAGTCATCAATGCAAGTATCTCTATTATGCTTCAAGAAGGTGGCAGAAGTATCTGCAACACACCTGATGAAGTCAACAACTCAAGTTGCTCCAATGCAACTCGAGTAACTGCCAAAAGCACGGTACCTGAAGAGATTCCGAAG GAATCTTTTGTAGAAGATGTACAGCAACCACCACTGCCGCCAATTTTCACACCAGAATGCAACTCATCAGGATGTGATTTCTCTGCAACTCCAAAGCCACCCACAGAGAACGGGGAGCAATTGACTCATGATTCGTCGTATCGGGATTTGGCGTCTTATTTTGCTGATTATGAACATCTAGAGGAGATATTAGGGTTGTTTAACTCAGATAGCTAG
- the LOC115727706 gene encoding NAC domain-containing protein 83-like isoform X3, with protein MESAEISLVDLPVGFRFRPTEEELVNHYLKLKILGNKMVELIIPEVDVHQLPPWDLPSKINELSSIKSDGDEWFFFCRLQNKYPQSKQTRRSNDYGSWKKTGGTRKIRTRDKKNILGWKKILVFKKSGSPKNAQTKWVLHEYHLNAHLLDSILTDQKNPDEKGKKNSKTQKTNIGPSNMPKEGIISSWNMPDEVINASISIMLQEGGRSICNTPDEVNNSSCSNATRVTAKSTVPEEIPKESFVEDVQQPPLPPIFTPECNSSGCDFSATPKPPTENGEQLTHDSSYRDLASYFADYEHLEEILGLFNSDS; from the exons ATGGAAAGTGCAGAAATTTCATTAGTCGATCTTCCGGTGGGATTCCGATTCAGACCAACAGAGGAGGAACTTGTCAATCATTACCTGAAGTTGAAGATACTCGGCAACAAAATGGTCGAGCTGATAATTCCCGAGGTTGATGTCCATCAATTGCCACCTTGGGATTTACCCAGCAAGATAAATG AACTATCAAGTATTAAATCAGATGGTGATGAATGGTTCTTCTTCTGCCGTCTGCAAAATAAGTACCCTCAAAGTAAACAGACTAGAAGGTCAAATGATTATGGGTCGTGGAAGAAAACTGGTGGAACTCGCAAAATCAGGACACGAGACAAAAAGAACATATTAGGttggaagaaaattttggttttcaaAAAAAGTGGAAGTCCCAAAAATGCCCAGACCAAATGGGTACTGCATGAATATCACCTAAATGCTCATCTTTTGGACAGCATCCTCACTGACCAG AAAAACCCTGACGAGAAGGgtaagaaaaattcaaagactcAGAAGACCAATATAGGTCCATCTAACATGCCTAAAGAGGGCATCATAAGTAGCTGGAACATGCCCGACGAAGTCATCAATGCAAGTATCTCTATTATGCTTCAAGAAGGTGGCAGAAGTATCTGCAACACACCTGATGAAGTCAACAACTCAAGTTGCTCCAATGCAACTCGAGTAACTGCCAAAAGCACGGTACCTGAAGAGATTCCGAAG GAATCTTTTGTAGAAGATGTACAGCAACCACCACTGCCGCCAATTTTCACACCAGAATGCAACTCATCAGGATGTGATTTCTCTGCAACTCCAAAGCCACCCACAGAGAACGGGGAGCAATTGACTCATGATTCGTCGTATCGGGATTTGGCGTCTTATTTTGCTGATTATGAACATCTAGAGGAGATATTAGGGTTGTTTAACTCAGATAGCTAG